CAGAATGCTCAAAACGAGCAAGAGCACAAGGAGATCAATTCGTCTGTGAATCACATGGGGCAGTTCAACCCCAGTACGGATACGTAACGAATTTCATTCTTGATGATGGAACAGGAACACTAAGAGTTGTTGCTTTTAAAGAACAAACACAACAACTCATGAACAAAACACATGAACAAATGTTAGAAATGCGACAATTTCCTGAAACCTTTGAAGCAATAAAATATGATTTACTCGGACAAATGGTAAAGGTACGAGGAAAGGTAAATCGTAATGAGATGTTTGATCGCATTGAGCTTATGAGCTACGATGTAGAAGTAGGACCTTCAGCTCAAGAAGAACTTGAGCGATTGTCCCAATAAAGTGACGAGAATACTTTTTTATGGGTTTTGACACCCTAATTTGTTTATGAAATCCATCTTAGCTTTGTTACCTCTGTTATTTCTTCTTGGTTGCACATGTCAAGAAGTAACGGTGTTTGAAAAAGTCCCTGTACCCTATACACAAAACGTTACGTATACGCAAGAATACGTTTTTGAACAACCAGTGCGCACTCAAGAATGCAATACCAGCTTTTCAGTAACCATAACCTATGAAGATCCCTGGTGGGACGGGGATGTTCTAAGACGAACAGCGCACGTCACAAATAACGAAGAAGAAAACGGGCTCTTTGAGATCACCAAAGTATACTTGATCAACGGGGAAGAAGTTGATCGTGACATGCCACCACGCGAACATGTCATAGACGCGCATTCAACAAAAACATTCTACCTTACTTGGTACACGCAACCCGATTCGCAAAAAAACATCGCGCTTGACATTCTTAAAACATCAGATCTTAGCAACCCTGTATGCGTAACAACACAACGGTATGAAAACAAGACAGGAACAAAGAAGATCACAACACAAATAAACAAAACGCGCTACGAAACAGTCATCAAAAAGGTGTGCAAATAAATGTTGATGAAAACACACGTGGCCTTTGCAGCGCTCTTCGCACTCATCGCACTCAAGTACGTTGCAGTATCGCATCAAATCTTGTTCTTTCTTCTCGTACTTTTTGGAGCACTACTTCCCGACATTGATCACCCTAAATCAACAATAGGAAAATACTTCAAAATTATTGGAAAACTCTTCAAACACAGAGGGATTTTTCATTCTCTTTTCGCATTGCCACTCATCACCCTTCTTGTGTACTGGTTGTTTGACACCACTCGTTTCACTTTTCCTCTTCTTCTCGGATACACATCACATCTTATAGGAGATATGCTCTCTAAAGAAGGTATAAAACCATTCACCCCTCTTTCTAACTGGACGTGGAGAGGGGGTGTTTTTCGTGTTGGGAGCCCCACGGAATTCATCATCTTAGGTTTGCTCTTAGCACTTGATGGTTACTTGTTGCTTCACACCTAACTGGACAAGTGGCAAAAATCTCTTAGAAATTAACTTAAAACAGGTTCCACACACTCTTTACGCACTTTCAGAAACTATCACTGGACACTGGACAATCATCAATGAGAGTTATAAAGGCCGATTTCTTATATCTTCTCATCGGACATCAACGATGATCCTTGTGGCAAAGCAGCAAGGGGAGAAGGTGGTGAAACAAAATGCGAAAGCAACCGAGGTAAAAAATGACACAACCAGAAAAAAAATTCAGAGCAGGAGCTCTTAGCGCAACAATTTGGAACAATAAAACACAACGCGATGGTAAGGAAGAGACCTATCGAACAGTCTCTTTTGAGCGCAACTATAAAGATAAGGATGGGACGTGGAAAACCACCAATTCTTTGCGTGTCAATGACCTGCCCAAAGCGGTTTTAATCCTCAACAAAGCTTACGAGTATCTCGTACTTACCGAGCTTGAAAACGAGGATGGTCTCCTTGTGGAGGAAGTGTAATTTTTACACTTTCTTCGCCAAATCTTTTATAAGAATGAGGTGATTATCACATGACAGAAGCACTCCCCCACATAGAAAACGAAGTAGAAGAAACCATTATGGTTCACAACACTAATCAGGAAAAGGAACCTCAAGTCACAGAACTTCCCGGAGTAGGGCCAGCAACAGCTGAAAAACTTGTGGAAGGTGGATTTGATACTGTTTTGTCCATAGCGGTAGCTTCACCTGGCCAACTAGTAGAAGCAGCAGGAGTCTCTGAGTCTGCAGCAAGGAAAATGATCAATGCTGCAAGAGATGCTATGAGTATGGGCTTTAGCTCTGGTCAAGAAATGCTTGAAAAAAGAGCGCGTATTAAGAAAATCCCCACCGGTTCAAAGGCATTTGATGAACTTCTCGGAGGGGGTTTTGAAACAAGCGCTATTGTTGAGTGCTTTGGAGAGTTCGGCTCGTGTAAATCCCAAGTAGGTCATGTTCTTGCAGTTAACTGCCAGCTTGATGATCCTGATGCTGTTGCAGTTTACATTGATGCAGAAAACACGTTTAGGCCTGAGCGTATCAAACAACTCGCACAAGGAGCAGGACTTGATCCTGAGAAAGTTCTTAAAAACATCAAAGTTGCAAGAGCATACAACTCAGATCATCAAATGTTGCTTGCTGAAAAAGTAAGTGAACTCATCCATGATGAAAAACTCAACGTTAAAGTTGTTATTATAGACTCCCTCACCGCGCATTTCAGAGCAGAATACGTGGGGC
Above is a window of Candidatus Woesearchaeota archaeon DNA encoding:
- a CDS encoding metal-dependent hydrolase; translation: MLMKTHVAFAALFALIALKYVAVSHQILFFLLVLFGALLPDIDHPKSTIGKYFKIIGKLFKHRGIFHSLFALPLITLLVYWLFDTTRFTFPLLLGYTSHLIGDMLSKEGIKPFTPLSNWTWRGGVFRVGSPTEFIILGLLLALDGYLLLHT
- the radA gene encoding DNA repair and recombination protein RadA — protein: MTEALPHIENEVEETIMVHNTNQEKEPQVTELPGVGPATAEKLVEGGFDTVLSIAVASPGQLVEAAGVSESAARKMINAARDAMSMGFSSGQEMLEKRARIKKIPTGSKAFDELLGGGFETSAIVECFGEFGSCKSQVGHVLAVNCQLDDPDAVAVYIDAENTFRPERIKQLAQGAGLDPEKVLKNIKVARAYNSDHQMLLAEKVSELIHDEKLNVKVVIIDSLTAHFRAEYVGRGTLAERQQKLNKHMHTLSKLADMHNICVYVTNQVQVDPAQFFGDPTKAVGGNIVGHASTFRIYLRKGKKGTRVAKLIDAPNLPDGEASFVVKEEGIKDV